From Xyrauchen texanus isolate HMW12.3.18 chromosome 9, RBS_HiC_50CHRs, whole genome shotgun sequence, the proteins below share one genomic window:
- the LOC127649075 gene encoding dolichyl-diphosphooligosaccharide--protein glycosyltransferase subunit dad1, translated as MSASVFSVISRFVEEYRSSTPNKLKVIDAYLLYILLTGVFQFLYCLLVGTFPFNSFLSGFIACVGSFILAVCLRIQINPQNKGDFLTVSPERAFADFLFAHTVLHLVVVNFVG; from the exons ATGTCTGCTTCTGTGTTTTCTGTCATATCGCGTTTTGTGGAAGAATACAGGAGCAGCACACCAAATAAACTGAAGGTGATCGACGCGTACCTGCTGTATATTTTGCTGACAGGAGTGTTTCAGTTCCTGTACTGTCTGCTGGTGGGAACGTTTCCCTTTAACAGCTTCTTATCTGGATTCATCGCATGTGTAGGATCCTTCATACTGGCAG TCTGTCTTCGCATCCAGATCAACCCTCAGAATAAAGGCGATTTCCTGACCGTCTCCCCTGAGAGAGCGTTCGCTGACTTCCTGTTCGCTCACACTGTTCTACATCTAGTGGTTGTCAATTTTGTTGGCTGA